Part of the Vibrio sp. SS-MA-C1-2 genome, AGCGATAAAATAGATGTAGATAGTATAGCGATAAAGACGAAACAAATTGTTGAATTGTAGATACTTATTATATTGCCATTATCTATTTTATTGATAAAAAGAGACTTGACATAATCGTTCAACAAATTAAGCGATTATGTCACTTCATATAAAGAAGGGAGCGTCTCTATCTATATTATGCCAGTACTCACAATTATGAATGAGCAGGATCTTTGACAAGTTCTTCAAACAAGTCGAGATGTTGAACGAATTTTTGATAATCACTTTGACTTGATGCTGAATCAGCTAATTGATAATAGTTTAAAAAATCTTGATAAGTTAATATGTTATCTTTCATTACGAGACTCCTTTCTACAATATTTTAGTTACCCTTAAAATAACCTTGGGATTTACTGGTTTCATTGACTGCGATAATGAATATTAAACTAATATTCGTTATGTTGCGCAATTAGCACTCATTGAATTTACACCAAATAACAAATAAATAAACAATTATTTTACATTTGTGTGATGTGGCTAACTATTGTTCGATTTAACTCTAACCAGAGTCGGTAAGATTCATTTTCTCTAAATAGCTAGAAAACGGAGTTTGAGAAAGCTCCGTTCATCAATGATCAATATCTATCCGTTTTAATGTCCATTACTTAAAATATTTAATATTCATTAGTTACTTACATTTTACCGGTAGAGCAATTCGCATCACCAAGAAGCATACAACGATTCATTTCCTGTTGTTTATACTCATCATGGGCTTGGGTTTGAGCGGCAGCATCATCATTTCGTTCTGATTCTGGGGTACTGCAGCCAGCAATAAACAACGTTACAGCAAATACGAGTAAGATCTTATTCATTAATATTCTCCTTAGTTGATAATCTAAATATATGTAATTAATTGCAAAATACTAGGGAAGTAACCACTTAAATGAGATTTGGCTCAAAAATTTAATCATGCGATTAATGTAATCTGGATTTTATTAATCACATGATTAATACTTTGTAGAGTTAACCTAATAATACTAGGAACAGCCTGCATGAAAATCGATTCTAAACAGCAGTTACTTGAAGCGTCAATTGAACTTTTTGCTGAGAAAGGGTTTGATAATGTGACCATACGCCAGATTGCTGAGTCAGCCAACGTCAATTCAGCGATGATAACTTATCACTTCAATAACAAAGAAGGGCTGTATATTGCTGTATTTGAATATATTGCGTTTTATCTTAATGAGATGATCAATCAGAAAATAGATAAGCACCAAGAGGCAATAAAACTGATCTTAAATCATGGTGAGACCGCAGATAAACATCAACTTTTTAGTTCGATACTGACCCAGATTTCAGATCAATTGATGGTTTTAATGACAAATAAAGAGAATAAACATATCGTCTCATTGATTCTTGCTGTTCAAAACAGACCGTCTAAAGCATTTGATACGCTTTACCAACGCTACTTTTCACTCTTATTGAATCACTTTCTTGATCTTGTCACCTTACTGATTGAAAAACCGGTTTCTCTACCTCAACAAAAGTTATTGATTATTAGCTTTCTAACTCAGCATACCGTATGGAAAATGATGGGTAATACGGTTACTCGTTTCTTTGGCGAAACTGAAAATCCTATTTCAGAGTACCAATATCAAGTTCAACAAATAGCAATACGTCAATTTCTTACTGAAATTAAACAATAACTTAAATAATCATAAATAGACCATGAGAAGAGATTGTTATGAATAAAAAACTCATTCCGCTCGTTATATTAGTCATCTCTGCGGCAGGTTACTATTTTTATCAGCAACAAGAACAGCAGGTTGATCACCGAGTGCTATACGGCAATGTCGATATTCGTGATGTTAATTTAGCTTTTCGTCATGGGGGGCGAGTTTCGCAGCTATTGGTTGATGAAGGTGATAAAGTTAACAAAGGTCAATTAGTCGCGACCCTTGATGACCAGCCTTATCAAGATATGCTATCAACCAGTGAAGCTCAAGTGAGTGTAGCAAAAGCTGAATTGAACAACTTGTTATCCGGTAATCGTCAGCAAGAAATTGAACGTGCTCGACAAGAAGTGCTCTCATTTACCGCGCTGAAAAAAAATGCGGCTGCCCGTCTCACTCGTCAAAAAGTATTGATTAAAGATGGCTCAACCAGTCAACGTGATCTTGATGATGCACAAACTGTCTTTAACGAGATGAGTGCTGGATTAAAATCGGCACAACAAAATTACTCATTAGCGACAGAAGGTGCAAAGAACGAAGTCATTGAAATTGCAAAAGCGAAAGTGGCATTAGCTCAAAGCCAGCGCCAAAGTGCACAAACTACGCTGAACGATACTAAGCTCTATGCGCCAGACAATGGCACCATATTAACTCGGGTGGTTGAACCTGGGGCAATGGTGGGGGCAGGCTCGCCGATTTTTAATTTATCTCTGCGAAATCCTACTTATATCCGCGCTTATGTCACTGAAAAGCAGTTAGCAACGATAGTCAGTGGTGACAACGTTACGGTCACGGTTGATGGAAATAAAACCATTTATCAGGGACAGATTGGTTTTATCTCATCGAAAGCGGAGTTTACGCCGAAATCGGTAGAAACGACGGAATTGCGCACCGATCTGGTTTATCGGATTAAAGTGATTGTTGATAGTGATGATCACGGTTTAAATCAAGGTCAACCTGTCACCATTCAGCTTGGAAAGTAGGCTGATGTTAAATGACGATCTGGTTAATTCAACGAATAAGCTTTCTTCCCATGGTGATGAAGTCATTGTTGATTTTCATGCACTAGAAAAACGTTTTGATAAAACCGTCGCGATAAAAAAATTATCAGGACAGATCAAAGCTGGGCGTTTAACGGGGCTTGTGGGCCCTGATGGCGCCGGAAAAACAACGTTATTGCGAATGATGACAGGGCTAATGGTTGCGACAGAGGGTGAGTTAAAGGTTGTTGGACGAAACCCTAAAACTGAGAGTGAGCAGTTAACCATTGATGTGGGTTATATGCCTCAGCGCTTTGGTCTCTATGAAGATTTGACCATTCAAGAAAATTTAGAACTGTACGCCAAATTACGATCGATTCCAAAACAGCAGCAGAGTGCTATTTTTGAAAACTTATTGCAATTTACCCGTTTAAAGCCGTTTACTTCTCGTTTAGCGGGCAATTTATCCGGAGGAATGAAACAGAAA contains:
- a CDS encoding CerR family C-terminal domain-containing protein, whose translation is MKIDSKQQLLEASIELFAEKGFDNVTIRQIAESANVNSAMITYHFNNKEGLYIAVFEYIAFYLNEMINQKIDKHQEAIKLILNHGETADKHQLFSSILTQISDQLMVLMTNKENKHIVSLILAVQNRPSKAFDTLYQRYFSLLLNHFLDLVTLLIEKPVSLPQQKLLIISFLTQHTVWKMMGNTVTRFFGETENPISEYQYQVQQIAIRQFLTEIKQ
- a CDS encoding HlyD family efflux transporter periplasmic adaptor subunit, whose protein sequence is MNKKLIPLVILVISAAGYYFYQQQEQQVDHRVLYGNVDIRDVNLAFRHGGRVSQLLVDEGDKVNKGQLVATLDDQPYQDMLSTSEAQVSVAKAELNNLLSGNRQQEIERARQEVLSFTALKKNAAARLTRQKVLIKDGSTSQRDLDDAQTVFNEMSAGLKSAQQNYSLATEGAKNEVIEIAKAKVALAQSQRQSAQTTLNDTKLYAPDNGTILTRVVEPGAMVGAGSPIFNLSLRNPTYIRAYVTEKQLATIVSGDNVTVTVDGNKTIYQGQIGFISSKAEFTPKSVETTELRTDLVYRIKVIVDSDDHGLNQGQPVTIQLGK